From Ureaplasma urealyticum serovar 8 str. ATCC 27618:
TTAATACTAAAAGGTAATTGAAGTGAATCTGTTGGAAATGTTTTATGCAATACATTAATTCGCATGAAAGCCAATATTTCTAAAGTTGATATTGCCAAAAATAAAGCTGCACGCACTCATGACACTTTTTTAAAAATTTATGTAAAAAATTTAGATCATTTACAAAAAATTATTTTAGAACTTCAAGCAAAAAATGTTATTAATGAATGGAGATTGATGTAATGAAACATAAGCAAAAAACCAAATTTATTTTTGTAACAGGTGGTGTTTATTCATCATTAGGTAAAGGAGTTAGTGCGAGTAGTATTGGACGGATCCTTGTTGAATTAGGATATAGTGTAGCAATGCAAAAACTTGATCCATACTTAAATATTGATCCAACTTATTTATCACCTTTACAACATGGCGAGGTCTTTGTTACAAAAGATGGTAAAGAAGCTGACTTGGATTTAGGAACTTATGAACGTTTTATTAATGCTGATTTAAATAAATATTCATCAGTAACTTCTGGAAAAATTTATTATGAAATCTTAACAAAAGAACGTGAAAATGGTTTTGGTGGAAAGACTGTTCAGACTATCCCTCACATTACATCAGCGGTTATTGATTATATTGAAAAAATTAAAGATAGTTTAAAAACAGATTTTGTTATTGTTGAAATTGGGGGAACAATTGGGGATATTGAATCTCTTCCTTTTATTGAAGCAATTAGCCAATTTAAAACAATTTATGGGGCAAATAATGTAATGTTTATTCATTGCTCGCCACTTATTTATATTGAAAAAGTTGGCGAATTAAAAACTAAACCAACACAACATAGCGTTAAAATATTACGTTCATTGGGAATTAGTTTAGATTTATTACTATTGCGAACTGATCAAAAATTAGATGAAGTTACTATTAAAAAATTAGCTTGATCTTGTGGCCTAGATGTTGATATGATTTTTGCTGCTTATGATGTTGAATCTGTTTATTTACTACCAAATATTTTATTTGAACAAGGGATTCATAAAGCAATCTTAGAATTTTTTGATTTACCTTTAAAAAATGACAATATTAATTCTTGAATAAGTTTTACTAATAAAATAATAATACCTAAAAAACATGAATTAATAATTGGTTTAGTTGGTAAATATGTAGAATTACCAGATGCTTATAAATCAGTATTAGCAAGCTTAGAATTAGCAGCTATTGAATTAAATATTGATTTAAAAATTAAATATATTCAACCAATCAATTTAAACGAAAACAATGTTGATGATGAATTAAAAACTTTAAATGGCATTGTTATTCCAAGTATTGCTGGTTCAATAAAAGGTTGACCAGGCGCTTTATTAGCTGCTACGTATGCACGAAAAAATAACATTCCATTTTTAGCTATAGGAACTGGTGTTAATATTGGTGTTGGTGAATTTGTTAAAAACCAATTACAACTTCCAATCGAATTTATTAATTTAGGAAATGGCGATTTTAGTTTTTTAAAATATGCTTTTATTAAAAATGAAATTGAAAATTATCGAATTGGAGAGTATTGTTCAAATATTCAAGTCAATACCATAACAAGTAAAATTTATTGCGAACAAAAACAATTAAATGAGCGCCATCGTCATCATTTTGAATTTAATAGTGAGTATATTAACGATCATTTTTTAAAACATGGTTGAAAAATTGGAGCAATTTCTACAAATAATGATTATATTGATGTTTTAGAATATACAAAAAATCATTTTTATGTTTTAACAATTTTTAATGCTGAATATACATCAAAACCATCAAAACCTAACCCTTATTTTATTAATTTATTAAAAACAAGTTTAAAAATAAAAGAAAGTTAAAATATGAGTAATTACACTAAACCACGTGGTACTGTAGATTTATATAACGAAGCAATGAATGAGTTTAAATCGCTTGAAAACTTTTTATTAACAACTACTAAAAAATATGGTTTTCAACAAATTAAGACTCCTATTTTTGAGTTTGCTGAACTTTTTATGAAATCAGCTGGTGAAAGTTCTGATTTAGTTTCAAAAGAAATGTATTTATTTAAAGATAAATCTGATCGTTGATTAGCGTTAAGACCAGAAGGAACTGCTGGTGTTATTCGTGCTGTTGTTGAAAATAAATTATTATTAAATAATCCATTGCCATTAAAATTAATGTATTTTGAACCTTGCTTTCGCTATGAGCGTCCTCAAGCTGGACGTCAACGTCAATTTCACCAATTTGGTGTTGAAGTTTTAGGAACAAAAAACATTTATTATGATTTTGAATTAATTGCTTTAGCTAATAATATTTTAAAAAAATTAGCTATATCTGATTATGTTTTAGAAATTAATTACATTTCAACAGCACACAATCGGTCATTGTGAGTTAAAAGTTTACAAGAATATTTTAACTTATATCGTGATGAACTAACGCCATTAAGCCAAGAACGGATTACAACAAATCCTTTACGAATTTTAGATGATAAATTAGAATCACAAAAATTAGTTGTTCAACAAGCTCCTAAAATTACTAATTTTTTATCAAATGAAGAAAAAGAAGAATTTGCTTTAATTAAAAAAATGCTTGATGAACATGATATTAAATATCGTGTTAATGAAGGATTAGTGAGAGGTTTAGATTATTATAGTGGATTGGTTTTTGAATTCATTTCAACTTCACCAAGATTATTAGGTCAGTCAACTATTATTGGTGGTGGACGATATGGCCAATTAATCAAACAAACTGGTGGCCCTGATTATGAAGGTATTGGCTTTGGAATTGGGATCGAACGTTTATTAATAGCTTTATTAGATAGTAATAAACAAATTTTAAATAATTTTGAAGATAAATATTTAATTGCATATTTTGATAAAGAATTAGAAAATGAAGCAATAAAACTAACTCAATCTTTACGCATTAATAATCAATTAAATGTTGATATCATATTAGATACAATTAAAGCAGATAAAATTTTTAGGTTAGCACAACGTTTAAATGCTAAAAAGCTTATAATATTAGCTAAAAAAGAATGATTAAATAAACAAGTAATTTTAAAAGATTTACTTAGTTTTGAACAAAAAACACTTAATTTAGATGAAATTAAAAAAATAAAGGAGTAAACAATGAGAGTCTATTGTGGTCGCATTGGAAAAGAACATTTAGAAAAAAATGTTATTCTAAATGGTTGAGTAAAAAAGGTTCGTAAAATGGGGAACTTGGTTTTTGTTGATTTGAAAGATCGATTTGGAATTGTGCAAATTTTTGCAACA
This genomic window contains:
- a CDS encoding CTP synthase; this translates as MKHKQKTKFIFVTGGVYSSLGKGVSASSIGRILVELGYSVAMQKLDPYLNIDPTYLSPLQHGEVFVTKDGKEADLDLGTYERFINADLNKYSSVTSGKIYYEILTKERENGFGGKTVQTIPHITSAVIDYIEKIKDSLKTDFVIVEIGGTIGDIESLPFIEAISQFKTIYGANNVMFIHCSPLIYIEKVGELKTKPTQHSVKILRSLGISLDLLLLRTDQKLDEVTIKKLAWSCGLDVDMIFAAYDVESVYLLPNILFEQGIHKAILEFFDLPLKNDNINSWISFTNKIIIPKKHELIIGLVGKYVELPDAYKSVLASLELAAIELNIDLKIKYIQPINLNENNVDDELKTLNGIVIPSIAGSIKGWPGALLAATYARKNNIPFLAIGTGVNIGVGEFVKNQLQLPIEFINLGNGDFSFLKYAFIKNEIENYRIGEYCSNIQVNTITSKIYCEQKQLNERHRHHFEFNSEYINDHFLKHGWKIGAISTNNDYIDVLEYTKNHFYVLTIFNAEYTSKPSKPNPYFINLLKTSLKIKES
- the hisS gene encoding histidine--tRNA ligase; amino-acid sequence: MSNYTKPRGTVDLYNEAMNEFKSLENFLLTTTKKYGFQQIKTPIFEFAELFMKSAGESSDLVSKEMYLFKDKSDRWLALRPEGTAGVIRAVVENKLLLNNPLPLKLMYFEPCFRYERPQAGRQRQFHQFGVEVLGTKNIYYDFELIALANNILKKLAISDYVLEINYISTAHNRSLWVKSLQEYFNLYRDELTPLSQERITTNPLRILDDKLESQKLVVQQAPKITNFLSNEEKEEFALIKKMLDEHDIKYRVNEGLVRGLDYYSGLVFEFISTSPRLLGQSTIIGGGRYGQLIKQTGGPDYEGIGFGIGIERLLIALLDSNKQILNNFEDKYLIAYFDKELENEAIKLTQSLRINNQLNVDIILDTIKADKIFRLAQRLNAKKLIILAKKEWLNKQVILKDLLSFEQKTLNLDEIKKIKE